In a genomic window of Corynebacterium choanae:
- a CDS encoding NfeD family protein encodes MGALIWLVAGLLLVLAELFIGDFTLLMLGGGALTAAAVGGIFSPPVWVLGVVFSIVALLLVTTVRPIMRRQLTSKKQLDHSPQALVGSYATVIEAVDHLSGQIRLDGSIWSARSMDPQHHIAPGKQVQVLAIDGACAVVFDPDASPQLPGSPALHNG; translated from the coding sequence ATGGGCGCATTGATATGGCTTGTTGCCGGACTGTTGTTGGTCTTAGCTGAATTGTTCATTGGCGACTTCACGTTGCTGATGCTCGGTGGTGGTGCGCTCACCGCTGCGGCGGTTGGCGGTATCTTTAGCCCCCCTGTGTGGGTTTTGGGAGTGGTATTTTCCATCGTTGCTTTGCTCCTTGTCACCACCGTGCGACCAATAATGCGCCGGCAACTTACCAGCAAAAAACAGCTTGATCATTCACCCCAAGCCCTTGTTGGCAGCTATGCGACAGTGATTGAAGCGGTCGATCACCTCTCCGGTCAAATTCGTCTTGACGGTTCAATCTGGTCGGCGCGAAGCATGGATCCGCAGCATCACATCGCCCCTGGAAAACAAGTGCAAGTGCTGGCAATCGACGGGGCTTGCGCAGTGGTGTTCGATCCGGATGCGTCACCGCAACTGCCCGGTTCACCAGCATTGCACAATGGTTGA
- a CDS encoding DUF3097 domain-containing protein — MAPIDRYAGDIFAGHSRNKQPTYPTVPATMGLVVEVIADDFVGAIIGFEKTYDGQFIRLEDRRGVSRLYPLRDGAFLIEGVRSTLVRDTSGQQPATPAISNSGSRRVSQLTAKVAAPSRIWVEGVHDAAIVEKVWGHDLRVEGVVVEYLEGLDNLEQRLQAFAPSATRRVGVLADHLVQGSKEQRLTESVGQHVLVTGHPFVDIWAAVRPERLGIRAWPEIPYGEDWKTGVCRRLGWGDPREGFHRVYAAVSSYKDLDPTLIGAVERLVDFVTVPQVDKSDLI, encoded by the coding sequence ATGGCTCCTATTGATCGTTACGCCGGCGATATTTTCGCCGGCCATTCCCGCAACAAACAGCCCACCTATCCCACCGTTCCCGCCACCATGGGGCTCGTCGTGGAGGTGATTGCTGATGATTTCGTAGGAGCAATCATCGGTTTTGAGAAAACCTATGACGGCCAGTTCATTCGTTTAGAGGATCGTCGCGGGGTCAGCCGGCTGTACCCGCTGCGTGACGGTGCATTTCTCATCGAAGGGGTGCGTTCGACCCTGGTGCGCGACACCAGCGGGCAGCAGCCCGCCACCCCTGCCATTTCGAATTCTGGATCGCGACGAGTATCGCAGCTGACAGCAAAAGTTGCAGCTCCCAGCCGAATCTGGGTGGAAGGTGTGCACGACGCAGCCATTGTGGAAAAAGTCTGGGGACATGATCTGCGCGTCGAAGGTGTCGTGGTGGAATATTTGGAAGGCCTCGACAACTTAGAACAACGATTGCAAGCATTTGCGCCATCCGCCACCCGGCGGGTGGGCGTGCTGGCCGATCACCTTGTGCAAGGCTCAAAAGAACAGCGTCTCACCGAATCGGTGGGGCAACACGTGTTGGTGACCGGCCATCCATTTGTCGATATTTGGGCTGCTGTTCGCCCGGAGCGGCTTGGTATCCGAGCCTGGCCAGAAATCCCTTACGGGGAAGATTGGAAAACTGGTGTGTGCCGCCGCCTCGGCTGGGGTGATCCGCGGGAAGGATTCCACCGGGTCTACGCGGCAGTATCGTCCTACAAGGATCTTGATCCGACACTCATCGGTGCGGTGGAACGACTTGTCGATTTTGTCACCGTCCCGCAAGTCGACAAGTCTGATCTCATCTAG
- a CDS encoding ferrochelatase: MQNPSQPDLPFDALLVLSFGGPEGHPDVRPFLENVTRGRGIPAHRLDEVEEHYHHFGGKSPLNDLNREMIANIEAELQRRNIALPVYFGNRNWHPLATDTATVMAEQGVRRALVFATSAWAGYSGCRQYHEDIARMREHLAAAGAPEIEMVKIRQFFDHPRFVEATVKEVDLARAKLPVEQQPGARLIFTAHSIPLSMDAASGQPADGSLYSTQIDHACKLVAAASGFDSYDLVWQSRSGPAHVPWLEPDVVDHVESLAKHHDFSAAVVCPIGFLSDHIEVVWDLDSELQQEAEQFGVLIERAPTVGHLPEFAAMVVDLIEEQLTGVGDTSEHGVAVHGCSRNGAPCATNCCVPQRPTGRPPSAQ, translated from the coding sequence ATGCAGAATCCCAGCCAGCCGGATCTTCCCTTCGACGCGCTGCTCGTGTTGAGCTTCGGCGGTCCGGAAGGACATCCCGATGTGCGACCATTTTTGGAAAACGTCACCCGCGGCCGCGGCATCCCCGCGCACCGTCTTGATGAGGTGGAGGAACACTATCACCACTTTGGTGGGAAAAGCCCCCTCAATGATCTCAACCGGGAGATGATTGCCAATATTGAGGCAGAGCTACAACGCCGAAACATTGCGTTGCCTGTCTATTTCGGCAACCGGAACTGGCATCCTTTAGCGACCGATACCGCAACGGTGATGGCTGAACAGGGGGTGCGGCGAGCATTGGTGTTTGCCACCTCAGCCTGGGCGGGCTACTCCGGATGTCGGCAATATCATGAAGATATCGCCCGTATGCGGGAACATTTAGCTGCTGCAGGCGCGCCTGAGATTGAGATGGTGAAAATTCGCCAATTCTTCGACCATCCACGGTTTGTGGAAGCGACAGTCAAGGAAGTGGATCTTGCCCGGGCGAAACTGCCGGTTGAACAACAACCTGGGGCGCGGCTGATCTTTACTGCCCACTCGATTCCGCTGTCAATGGATGCGGCCTCCGGCCAACCTGCTGACGGATCGTTGTATTCCACCCAGATCGATCACGCTTGCAAACTCGTTGCGGCAGCTTCCGGATTCGACTCCTATGATTTGGTGTGGCAGTCTCGTTCCGGTCCGGCGCATGTGCCGTGGTTGGAACCCGATGTTGTTGACCACGTGGAATCCTTGGCGAAACACCACGATTTTTCCGCAGCAGTGGTGTGTCCTATCGGTTTTCTATCCGACCATATTGAAGTGGTGTGGGATCTCGACAGCGAATTGCAGCAGGAAGCCGAACAATTCGGTGTGCTCATCGAGCGTGCACCGACGGTGGGGCATCTGCCCGAGTTCGCAGCAATGGTCGTTGATCTCATCGAAGAGCAGCTCACCGGCGTCGGCGACACCAGTGAACATGGTGTTGCAGTGCATGGATGTTCCCGCAACGGGGCGCCGTGTGCCACCAACTGTTGTGTCCCGCAGCGCCCAACCGGTCGTCCACCATCAGCACAATAG